The following coding sequences lie in one Streptomyces xiamenensis genomic window:
- a CDS encoding DEAD/DEAH box helicase, with protein MTLIDQMPADNDPDALFDAFSSWAEERGISLYPAQEEALIEVVSGANVILSTPTGSGKSLVAAGAHFAALARDEVTFYTAPIKALVSEKFFDLCKIFGTENVGMLTGDASVNADAPVICCTAEVLASIALRDGAEADIGQVVMDEFHFYAEPDRGWAWQIPLLELPQAQFVLMSATLGDMTRFEEDLTRRTGRPTAVVRSATRPVPLSYEYRTTSLTDTLTELLETHQSPVYIVHFTQAQAVERAQALMSINMCTRAEKDQIAALIGNFRFTTAFGRNLSRFVRHGIGVHHAGMLPKYRRLVEKLAQAGLLKVICGTDTLGVGVNVPIRTVLFTALTKYDGNRVRVLRAREFHQIAGRAGRAGFDTAGFVVAQAPEHVVENEKALAKAGEDPKKRRKVVRKKAPEGFVNWSQSTFEKLIASEPEPLTSRFRVTHAMLLSVIARPGNAFEAMRRLLEDNHEPRRAQLRHIRRAIAIYRSLLDGGVVERLPEPDAQGRIVRLTVDLQADFALNQPLSTFALAAFEVLDPESPSYALDMVSVVESTLDDPRQILAAQQNKARGEAVAAMKADGVEYEERMERLMDISYPKPMEELLFHAYGVYRRSHPWVGDHPLSPKSVVRDMYERAMTFSEFVSNYELARTEGIVLRYLAGAYKALEHTVPEDLKSEDFQDITAWLGELVRQVDSSLLDEWEQLANPAEEDAEEAQERADQVKPVTANARAFRVLVRNALFRRVELAAWDRTAELGALDGDAGWDAERWARAMDAYWDEYDELGTGPDARGPKLLSIEERPEDSLWRVRQTFADPAGDHDWGITAEVDLTASDTEGRAVLQVVDVGQL; from the coding sequence GTGACCCTTATCGATCAGATGCCTGCCGACAACGACCCCGATGCCCTCTTTGACGCGTTCTCGTCATGGGCGGAAGAGCGGGGAATCTCCCTGTACCCCGCTCAGGAGGAGGCGCTGATCGAAGTGGTCTCGGGCGCGAACGTCATCCTGTCCACGCCCACCGGGTCCGGCAAGTCCCTGGTGGCGGCCGGCGCGCACTTCGCCGCACTCGCCCGGGACGAGGTGACGTTCTACACGGCGCCCATCAAGGCCCTGGTCTCGGAGAAGTTCTTCGATCTGTGCAAGATCTTCGGCACCGAGAACGTCGGCATGCTCACCGGTGACGCCTCGGTGAACGCGGACGCGCCGGTGATCTGCTGCACCGCCGAGGTGCTGGCCTCCATCGCGCTGCGGGACGGCGCCGAGGCGGACATCGGCCAGGTGGTGATGGACGAGTTCCACTTCTATGCCGAGCCGGACCGGGGCTGGGCGTGGCAGATCCCGCTGCTCGAGCTGCCGCAGGCCCAGTTCGTCCTGATGTCCGCGACGCTCGGCGACATGACGCGGTTCGAGGAGGATCTGACCCGCCGCACCGGCCGCCCGACGGCGGTGGTCCGCTCCGCCACCCGTCCGGTACCACTGAGCTACGAGTACCGCACCACATCACTCACCGACACCCTCACCGAACTGCTGGAGACGCATCAGTCCCCGGTCTACATCGTCCACTTCACCCAGGCGCAGGCGGTGGAGCGGGCGCAGGCGCTGATGAGCATCAACATGTGCACCCGGGCGGAGAAGGACCAGATCGCCGCGCTCATCGGCAACTTCCGCTTCACCACCGCCTTCGGCCGTAATCTCTCCCGGTTCGTGCGACACGGCATCGGGGTGCACCACGCCGGGATGCTGCCCAAGTACCGGCGGCTGGTGGAGAAGCTGGCGCAGGCCGGGCTGCTGAAGGTCATCTGTGGCACCGACACCCTGGGGGTGGGGGTGAACGTCCCGATCCGCACGGTGCTGTTCACGGCGCTGACCAAGTACGACGGCAATCGTGTACGGGTGCTGCGGGCCCGGGAGTTCCATCAGATCGCCGGCCGGGCCGGGCGGGCCGGCTTCGACACGGCGGGGTTCGTGGTGGCGCAGGCGCCCGAGCACGTGGTGGAGAACGAGAAGGCCCTGGCGAAGGCGGGCGAGGACCCGAAGAAGCGGCGCAAGGTGGTCCGCAAGAAGGCCCCCGAGGGCTTCGTGAACTGGAGCCAGTCCACCTTCGAGAAGCTCATCGCCTCCGAGCCCGAGCCGCTGACCTCCCGGTTCCGGGTCACCCACGCCATGCTGCTGTCGGTCATCGCCCGCCCCGGGAACGCGTTCGAGGCGATGCGGCGGCTGCTGGAGGACAACCACGAGCCGCGCCGGGCCCAGCTGCGGCACATCCGGCGGGCGATCGCCATCTACCGCTCGCTGCTGGACGGCGGCGTGGTGGAACGGCTGCCCGAGCCCGACGCCCAGGGCCGGATCGTGCGGCTGACCGTTGACCTCCAGGCCGACTTCGCGCTCAACCAGCCACTGTCCACCTTCGCACTGGCCGCCTTCGAGGTGCTGGACCCCGAATCGCCCTCCTACGCCCTTGACATGGTCTCCGTCGTGGAGTCCACGCTCGATGACCCCCGTCAGATCCTCGCGGCACAGCAGAACAAGGCGCGCGGCGAGGCGGTCGCCGCCATGAAGGCCGACGGCGTGGAGTACGAGGAGCGCATGGAACGGCTGATGGACATCAGCTACCCCAAGCCGATGGAGGAACTGCTCTTCCACGCCTACGGCGTCTACCGCAGGAGCCACCCGTGGGTCGGGGACCACCCGCTGTCCCCCAAGTCGGTGGTGCGGGACATGTACGAGCGGGCGATGACCTTCTCGGAGTTCGTCTCGAACTATGAGCTGGCCAGGACCGAGGGCATCGTGCTGCGCTATCTGGCCGGGGCCTACAAGGCGCTGGAGCACACCGTCCCCGAGGACCTGAAATCGGAGGATTTCCAGGACATCACGGCCTGGCTGGGCGAGTTGGTGCGCCAGGTGGACTCCAGCCTGCTGGACGAGTGGGAGCAGCTGGCCAATCCGGCCGAGGAGGACGCCGAGGAGGCCCAGGAGCGGGCCGACCAGGTCAAGCCGGTCACCGCGAACGCCAGGGCCTTCCGGGTGCTGGTGCGCAACGCGCTGTTCCGCCGGGTGGAGTTGGCGGCCTGGGACCGTACCGCCGAACTCGGCGCGCTGGACGGCGACGCCGGCTGGGACGCGGAGCGCTGGGCGCGCGCGATGGATGCCTACTGGGACGAGTACGACGAGCTGGGGACCGGCCCCGATGCCCGCGGCCCGAAGCTGCTGAGCATCGAGGAGCGGCCCGAGGACAGCCTGTGGCGGGTGCGGCAGACGTTCGCCGACCCGGCGGGCGACCACGACTGGGGCATCACCGCCGAGGTGGATCTGACCGCCTCGGACACCGAGGGGCGGGCGGTGCTCCAGGTCGTGGATGTCGGCCAGCTCTGA
- a CDS encoding ArsR/SmtB family transcription factor translates to MGHGADRRDPPAAKLDAESAASVAATLQALATPSRLLILARLREGPLPVTELAAAVGMEQSAVSHQLRLLRTLSLVSGSRQGRRIVYSLHDHHVAQLLDEAVYHIEHRRLGLRDRDPYPQPS, encoded by the coding sequence ATGGGACATGGAGCCGACCGCCGGGACCCCCCGGCCGCCAAACTGGACGCGGAGAGCGCCGCATCCGTGGCCGCGACCCTCCAGGCGCTGGCCACTCCCTCCCGGCTGCTGATCCTCGCCCGGCTGCGGGAGGGACCGCTGCCGGTCACCGAACTCGCGGCGGCGGTCGGCATGGAACAGTCCGCCGTTTCCCACCAGTTGCGGCTGCTGCGCACCCTGAGCCTGGTCAGCGGCAGCCGGCAGGGCCGCCGGATCGTCTACAGCCTGCACGACCATCACGTGGCGCAACTGCTGGACGAGGCCGTTTACCACATCGAGCACCGGCGCCTCGGTCTGCGCGACCGGGACCCGTATCCGCAGCCCTCCTAG
- a CDS encoding metal-dependent hydrolase — protein MMGPAHSLSGAMAWLGVGLAAAAADHPMPWPVLLAGTLICAGAALAPDLDQKGATISRAFGPPSKWLAGLIDKLSVAVYNATRAKRERRRSGGHRTLTHTFPWALAVGVGFSAAAVLFGRWAVLIILFIHMVLAVEGLLWKMARMSSDVLVWLLGATSAWILAAVLDEPGNGSTWLFSEPYLWLGIPIVLGAMVHNFGDALTISGVPMLWPLTIKGRRWYPVGTPSVMRFKAGAWVENKVLMPVFMVVGAASGIGALVLAA, from the coding sequence ATGATGGGACCGGCGCATTCACTGTCCGGCGCGATGGCCTGGCTGGGGGTGGGCCTGGCGGCGGCTGCCGCCGATCATCCGATGCCCTGGCCCGTCCTGCTGGCCGGAACGCTGATCTGCGCGGGCGCCGCCCTCGCACCCGATCTCGACCAGAAGGGCGCCACGATCTCCCGCGCCTTCGGACCACCGTCCAAATGGCTGGCCGGGCTGATCGACAAGCTCTCGGTGGCCGTCTACAACGCCACCCGGGCCAAGCGCGAGAGGCGCCGCTCCGGCGGCCACCGCACTCTCACCCACACCTTCCCCTGGGCGCTGGCCGTCGGTGTCGGCTTCTCCGCCGCCGCCGTCCTCTTCGGCCGGTGGGCGGTGCTGATCATCCTGTTCATCCACATGGTGCTCGCCGTGGAGGGACTGCTGTGGAAGATGGCCCGGATGTCCAGCGACGTCCTGGTGTGGCTGCTCGGTGCCACCAGCGCCTGGATCCTGGCCGCCGTCCTGGACGAGCCGGGCAACGGCTCCACCTGGCTGTTCAGCGAGCCCTACCTGTGGCTGGGCATCCCCATCGTGCTCGGTGCCATGGTCCACAACTTCGGGGACGCCCTCACCATCTCCGGTGTCCCCATGCTGTGGCCGCTGACCATCAAGGGCCGCCGCTGGTACCCCGTGGGCACCCCCTCCGTCATGCGCTTCAAGGCCGGCGCCTGGGTGGAGAACAAGGTGCTGATGCCGGTCTTCATGGTCGTCGGCGCCGCCAGCGGCATCGGAGCCCTGGTCCTGGCCGCCTGA
- a CDS encoding ABC transporter transmembrane domain-containing protein gives MHIRDLPHSDPGEPDVRSGFRFLLWLFRKQAGGQAQALLWGILHQASIAMLPLALGLVVQAVVNQSGRDLALTGLLMLGITLSMTLADTMLHRRAVTNWITAAARVQQLLARRATQLGGMLTQRVAAGEIVKVSTGDVEKIGWFVESVSRFGAAVVVALSVCTGLIIFEPQLGLLVFAGVAAVVLSFVPLLPAAVRRADAERGKSGRATELASDTVAGLRVLRGIGGEELFLDRYRRASQEVRAASVRSARMWSLIDAVQVVMPGLLLIAVVWQGAGMASEGRISTGALVTVYGAATFLMFPLRLFQETAMAFTFSRPSAKRAVRVLGLLRETGGTDAGAGQQGPLGGDLSDPASGVVVREGLLTAVVCGDPNTAERLAERLGGHPIHGRGEPSALLGGVPLDEVPLATARTAVLVQDKDPVLMSGTLRELLAVPSSGKVEVTAALAAAQCEDVLAALSRSSAGPAGDPMEARITERGRSLSGGQRQRLALARSLVTDPEVLVLDEPTSAVDSHTEARIAEGLVELRAGRSTVVFTSSPLLLDRADEVVFVPDGRVAATGGHRELLSSHAGYRAVVTREPQTSHYAEETA, from the coding sequence ATGCACATTCGCGATCTTCCGCATTCCGACCCCGGCGAACCCGACGTACGGTCCGGTTTCCGATTTCTGCTGTGGCTGTTCCGCAAACAGGCGGGCGGTCAGGCACAGGCCCTCCTGTGGGGCATTCTGCACCAGGCGAGCATCGCCATGCTGCCGCTGGCGCTCGGCCTGGTGGTCCAGGCGGTGGTGAACCAATCGGGCCGGGACCTTGCCCTCACCGGCCTGCTGATGCTCGGTATCACGCTCTCCATGACGCTGGCCGACACGATGCTGCACCGCCGCGCCGTCACCAACTGGATCACGGCGGCCGCCCGGGTCCAGCAGCTGCTCGCCCGGCGCGCCACCCAACTGGGCGGGATGCTCACCCAGCGGGTCGCCGCGGGTGAGATCGTCAAGGTCTCCACGGGTGACGTGGAGAAGATCGGCTGGTTCGTCGAGTCGGTCTCCCGGTTCGGGGCCGCCGTGGTGGTGGCCCTGTCGGTGTGCACGGGTCTGATCATCTTCGAGCCGCAGCTGGGGCTGCTGGTGTTCGCGGGGGTGGCGGCCGTGGTGCTGTCCTTCGTCCCGCTGCTGCCGGCCGCCGTGCGCCGCGCGGACGCCGAGCGCGGCAAGTCCGGGCGGGCCACCGAGCTCGCCTCCGACACCGTGGCCGGGCTGCGGGTGCTGCGCGGCATCGGTGGCGAGGAGCTGTTCCTGGACCGCTACCGGCGGGCCTCCCAGGAGGTGCGGGCGGCTTCGGTGCGCAGCGCGCGGATGTGGTCGCTGATCGACGCCGTGCAGGTGGTGATGCCGGGGCTGCTGCTGATCGCGGTGGTGTGGCAGGGAGCCGGGATGGCGAGTGAGGGCCGGATCTCGACGGGTGCGCTGGTCACCGTGTACGGGGCGGCCACGTTCTTGATGTTCCCGCTGCGGCTCTTCCAGGAGACGGCGATGGCGTTCACGTTCTCGCGGCCCTCCGCCAAGCGGGCGGTGCGGGTTCTGGGGCTGCTGCGGGAGACCGGCGGGACGGACGCGGGGGCCGGGCAGCAGGGCCCGCTCGGTGGCGACCTGAGCGATCCGGCCAGCGGTGTGGTGGTCCGCGAAGGGCTGCTGACGGCGGTGGTGTGCGGGGATCCGAACACGGCCGAGCGGCTCGCCGAACGGCTCGGCGGACATCCGATCCACGGCCGGGGTGAGCCCTCGGCGCTGCTGGGCGGCGTGCCCCTGGACGAGGTGCCGCTGGCCACCGCACGTACAGCTGTGCTGGTGCAGGACAAGGATCCGGTGCTGATGTCGGGGACGCTGCGGGAACTGCTGGCGGTGCCGTCCTCGGGGAAGGTCGAGGTGACGGCGGCGCTGGCGGCGGCGCAGTGCGAGGACGTTCTGGCGGCGCTGTCCCGGTCGTCCGCGGGCCCGGCGGGCGACCCGATGGAGGCCAGGATCACCGAGCGGGGCCGTTCGCTGTCCGGGGGGCAGCGGCAGCGGCTGGCGCTGGCCAGATCGCTGGTGACCGACCCCGAGGTGCTGGTGCTGGACGAACCGACTTCCGCGGTGGACTCGCACACCGAGGCGCGGATCGCGGAAGGGCTGGTGGAGTTGCGGGCCGGGCGCAGCACGGTGGTGTTCACCTCGTCGCCGCTGCTGCTCGACCGCGCGGACGAGGTGGTGTTCGTGCCGGACGGACGGGTGGCCGCCACCGGCGGGCACCGGGAGTTGCTGAGCTCCCACGCGGGGTACCGGGCGGTTGTCACCCGGGAGCCGCAGACGAGTCACTACGCCGAGGAGACGGCATGA
- a CDS encoding ABC transporter ATP-binding protein — MMGVSPPEYDPASVEHATILPVAGRHTVRAYVRELLRRHRRAFALLVGVNTLAVLASMVGPYLLGRVVQDLAAGAEELHLTRTVALFTVALAVQAFFVRMVRLRGAVLGERMLADLREDFLVRSVALPPGVLERAGTGDLLARINTDVDRLAQAMREAVPQLAIAVVWAGLLLGGIVVTAPALGLGVLIALPVLVAGCWWYFRRAPAGYRAEAAGYAAVAAALAETVDAGRTIEVHRLESARVELSERRVREWTQWERYTLWLRTILIPTINVYHALILSGVLMIGGVFVLNDWMTVGQLTTGALLAQMLVEPVGMIVRWFDELQVAQVSLARLVGVREVEDPDADASLSPDGRELTAQEVRFGYLAGRDVLHGVSLRVPPGTRMALVGPSGAGKSTLGRLLAGIYAPGSGDITLGGARLAGMPAERVREQVALVNQEHHVFVGPLRDNLRLAREGATDAELWAALGAVDADGWVRELPRGLDTEVGSGAVAVTPAQAQQIALARLVLADPHTLVLDEATSLLDPRAARDLERSLGRVLHGRTVIAIAHRLHTAHDADVIAVVEDGRISELGSHDELVAAGGAYAALWRSWHGAPAQEEDAGTVR; from the coding sequence ATGATGGGCGTTTCGCCTCCCGAGTACGATCCGGCGTCCGTGGAGCACGCCACCATCCTGCCGGTGGCGGGCCGGCACACGGTGCGGGCGTATGTCAGGGAGTTGCTGCGGCGGCACCGGAGGGCGTTCGCCCTGCTGGTGGGGGTGAACACGCTGGCGGTGCTGGCCTCCATGGTGGGCCCGTACCTGCTGGGGCGGGTGGTGCAGGATCTGGCGGCGGGCGCCGAGGAACTGCATCTGACGCGGACCGTGGCGCTGTTCACGGTGGCGCTCGCGGTGCAGGCGTTCTTCGTACGGATGGTGCGACTGCGCGGCGCGGTGCTGGGCGAGCGGATGCTGGCGGATCTGCGCGAGGACTTTCTGGTGCGGTCGGTGGCACTGCCGCCGGGGGTGCTGGAGCGCGCGGGAACCGGGGATCTGCTGGCCCGGATCAACACGGACGTGGACCGGCTGGCGCAGGCGATGCGCGAGGCGGTGCCGCAGCTGGCGATCGCGGTGGTGTGGGCGGGACTGCTGCTGGGCGGCATCGTGGTGACGGCCCCGGCCCTGGGGCTGGGGGTGCTGATAGCGCTGCCGGTGCTGGTGGCGGGCTGCTGGTGGTACTTCCGGCGGGCACCGGCCGGCTACCGGGCGGAGGCCGCCGGGTACGCGGCGGTGGCCGCCGCCCTGGCGGAGACGGTGGACGCCGGGCGCACCATCGAGGTGCACCGCCTGGAGTCGGCGCGGGTGGAGTTGTCGGAGCGCCGGGTGCGTGAGTGGACCCAGTGGGAGCGGTACACGTTGTGGCTGCGCACCATCCTGATTCCGACGATCAACGTGTACCACGCGTTGATTCTGTCCGGGGTGCTGATGATCGGCGGCGTCTTCGTGCTGAACGACTGGATGACGGTGGGTCAGCTGACGACGGGGGCCCTGCTGGCGCAGATGCTGGTGGAGCCGGTCGGGATGATCGTGCGCTGGTTCGACGAGCTCCAGGTGGCGCAGGTGTCGCTGGCCCGGCTGGTCGGGGTGCGCGAGGTCGAGGATCCCGACGCGGATGCCTCGCTGTCGCCCGACGGGCGGGAGTTGACGGCCCAGGAGGTGCGGTTCGGTTATCTGGCCGGGCGCGATGTGCTGCACGGGGTGTCGCTGCGGGTGCCGCCGGGGACCCGGATGGCGCTGGTGGGCCCGTCGGGTGCGGGGAAGTCCACGCTCGGCCGGCTGCTGGCGGGGATCTACGCGCCGGGCAGCGGTGACATCACGCTGGGAGGTGCGCGGCTGGCGGGGATGCCGGCGGAGCGGGTACGGGAGCAGGTCGCGCTGGTCAACCAGGAGCACCACGTGTTCGTGGGACCGCTGCGGGACAACCTGCGGCTGGCCCGGGAGGGGGCGACGGACGCCGAACTGTGGGCGGCGCTGGGCGCGGTGGACGCGGACGGCTGGGTGCGGGAGTTGCCGCGGGGTCTGGACACCGAGGTGGGCTCCGGAGCGGTGGCGGTGACCCCGGCCCAGGCGCAGCAGATCGCGTTGGCGCGGCTGGTGCTGGCGGATCCGCACACGCTGGTGCTGGATGAGGCGACCTCGCTGCTCGACCCGCGGGCCGCACGTGATCTGGAGCGTTCGCTGGGCCGGGTGTTGCACGGTCGTACGGTGATCGCGATCGCGCACCGGCTGCACACCGCGCACGACGCGGATGTGATCGCGGTGGTGGAGGACGGCCGGATCAGCGAGCTGGGCAGCCATGACGAGCTGGTGGCGGCCGGCGGGGCGTACGCGGCGTTGTGGCGCTCGTGGCACGGGGCCCCGGCGCAGGAGGAGGACGCCGGGACGGTGCGCTGA
- a CDS encoding DUF6886 family protein has translation MRPDPGEVLHFSEDPTIARFVPHVARTARQPQPYVWAVDAARAPDYWFPRQCPRAMVWTVPGATMEDRERLIGPGGGERVHAIEYDWLERMRTTRLYAYRLPAAVFRPFGQPVPHAHVATVTVEPLGPAEPVGDLLELHRAAAIQLRVLDNLWPYWRAVTAAGLGFSGIRLRNAKPAPPDPRPAG, from the coding sequence ATGCGTCCCGATCCCGGTGAGGTGCTGCATTTCTCCGAGGACCCCACCATCGCCCGTTTCGTACCCCATGTGGCCCGCACCGCCCGGCAGCCGCAGCCGTACGTGTGGGCCGTGGACGCGGCCCGGGCCCCCGACTACTGGTTCCCCCGCCAGTGCCCGCGCGCCATGGTCTGGACGGTGCCCGGCGCCACCATGGAGGACCGGGAGCGGTTGATCGGCCCGGGTGGCGGGGAACGCGTGCACGCCATCGAGTACGACTGGCTGGAGCGGATGCGCACCACCCGGCTGTACGCGTACCGGTTGCCCGCCGCCGTCTTCCGGCCCTTCGGGCAGCCGGTGCCGCACGCCCACGTCGCCACCGTCACGGTGGAGCCCCTGGGGCCGGCGGAGCCGGTGGGGGACCTGCTGGAGCTTCACCGGGCGGCCGCGATCCAGCTGCGGGTCCTCGACAACCTGTGGCCGTACTGGAGGGCGGTGACCGCCGCGGGTCTGGGATTCAGCGGTATCCGGCTGCGCAATGCGAAGCCGGCACCCCCCGATCCGCGTCCGGCGGGCTGA
- a CDS encoding membrane protein, which yields MPSPITADPSVRTSRHSSSPPADPLPLTVRRALAALRIATGVIFLWAFIDKTFGLGYATASQNSWLNGGSPARGYLLSVSSGPLESVFHSWAGQVWVDWAYMAGMLGVGLALVAGVALRITALAGGLMLLTLWVAEWPPARHLSDGSPSMSPNPLVDQHVVYIAVLVVLALCSAGRTWGLGGTWARLPLVARHPWLR from the coding sequence ATGCCATCCCCCATCACCGCGGATCCTTCCGTCCGCACCTCCCGGCACTCCTCCTCACCACCGGCCGACCCGCTGCCGCTCACGGTCCGCCGCGCGCTGGCCGCGCTGCGGATCGCGACCGGCGTCATCTTCCTGTGGGCCTTCATCGACAAGACCTTCGGCCTCGGCTACGCGACCGCCTCGCAGAACTCCTGGCTGAACGGCGGCTCGCCGGCCCGCGGCTATCTGCTCAGCGTCAGTTCCGGGCCGCTGGAGTCCGTCTTCCACTCCTGGGCCGGGCAGGTCTGGGTCGACTGGGCCTACATGGCAGGCATGCTCGGGGTGGGGTTAGCGCTGGTGGCCGGGGTCGCGCTGCGGATCACCGCGCTGGCGGGTGGCCTGATGCTGCTGACGCTGTGGGTGGCCGAGTGGCCGCCGGCCCGGCATCTGTCGGACGGTTCGCCGAGCATGTCCCCGAACCCGCTGGTGGACCAGCATGTCGTCTACATCGCCGTTCTGGTCGTGCTCGCGCTGTGCTCGGCCGGCCGGACCTGGGGGCTCGGCGGCACCTGGGCCCGGCTGCCGCTGGTCGCCCGCCACCCCTGGCTGCGATGA